Proteins encoded within one genomic window of Couchioplanes caeruleus:
- a CDS encoding SsgA family sporulation/cell division regulator — MSTIRPTTVEVETSLRLVAPDATALPVRASLRYDPADPYAVHVLFHAESAGGEAVSWSFARELLVTGLDEPAGIGDVRVWPWATPRGDFVALALSSPDGNALFEVPRSVLVRFLRRTYVVVPRGRESDHLDVDAAVNRLLAGR; from the coding sequence ATGAGTACCATTCGTCCAACGACCGTCGAGGTCGAAACATCGCTGCGGCTCGTAGCGCCTGATGCCACGGCCCTGCCCGTGCGCGCCAGCTTGCGGTACGACCCAGCCGACCCGTACGCGGTCCACGTGTTGTTCCACGCAGAATCAGCCGGTGGGGAAGCCGTGAGCTGGTCCTTCGCGCGGGAACTTCTCGTGACCGGGCTCGATGAGCCCGCGGGGATCGGGGACGTCCGGGTGTGGCCGTGGGCCACGCCGCGGGGCGACTTCGTCGCCCTGGCGTTGTCGTCGCCCGACGGCAATGCGCTGTTCGAAGTACCACGCAGCGTTCTGGTCCGGTTCCTGCGGCGCACCTATGTGGTGGTTCCGCGGGGCCGGGAGTCCGATCACCTGGACGTGGACGCGGCGGTCAACCGGCTCCTGGCCGGTCGATAG
- a CDS encoding fibronectin type III domain-containing protein yields MRHVPLPLAALTAQAQTLTAEGDLAGARDVLAGALDPAETDPRNASPDLALAAALQARILIALGDAHAARNWAGFAHAAEERLHGPHDERTIAAAATHAAVLHRVGNHGRAAQLYHDLVGELTALDGPLSARVLAAEADLATAEHSAGQCTAARARLTDAWTRHREVHGDASAAGIKMLARLGAMERECGRGEDAAAHLALAQELCARHLSADHSLAQQIARLAGHPPSGEHRCGQVRRSTGPAAEPSPGRMPATVPGVHPVRPDPAPGDLTGRHARLDPPPAVPFPAAPPAVPSSAPPPVAVPPVAVPPAVVPPQAAWPGHVPRREEGAPAAPFTDATAGIPALPADPRPFRQPVDRASAPVTGVPAEEPDLPASRQPFILATVLVAGVAAAAAIVAVTLPRGDRARTPAAPLPATGTATGPAGTATAPASGSSGAPGASAAGTGSAAAPGPSATVDPLAPIDVKLRDNRDSVSLTWRYPQGSEGPVLISGGRSGQEQRAFQQLPAGTTEYVVYGLNEQNNYCFTVAVVYTVDKVAASPAACTARR; encoded by the coding sequence ATGAGGCACGTGCCCCTCCCGCTCGCCGCCCTGACCGCCCAGGCGCAGACCTTGACGGCCGAGGGTGACCTCGCCGGCGCCCGGGACGTCCTCGCGGGTGCCCTCGATCCGGCCGAGACCGACCCCCGCAACGCCTCGCCCGACCTGGCGCTCGCGGCGGCGTTGCAGGCGCGCATCCTCATCGCGCTGGGCGACGCGCACGCGGCGCGGAACTGGGCGGGCTTCGCGCACGCGGCCGAGGAGCGGCTGCACGGCCCGCACGACGAGCGGACGATCGCCGCCGCCGCGACCCACGCGGCGGTGCTGCACCGGGTGGGCAACCACGGCCGGGCCGCCCAGCTCTACCACGATCTGGTGGGCGAGCTGACCGCCCTGGACGGGCCGCTGTCCGCGCGGGTGCTCGCCGCCGAGGCCGACCTGGCGACGGCCGAACATTCTGCGGGCCAGTGCACGGCCGCCCGGGCGCGGCTCACCGACGCCTGGACCCGGCACCGCGAGGTGCACGGCGACGCCTCCGCAGCCGGGATCAAGATGCTGGCCCGGCTGGGCGCGATGGAGCGCGAGTGCGGCCGCGGCGAGGACGCCGCCGCGCACCTGGCCCTGGCTCAGGAGCTGTGTGCCCGCCATCTCAGCGCCGACCACTCCCTGGCGCAGCAGATCGCCCGGCTGGCCGGCCACCCCCCGTCCGGGGAGCACCGATGCGGGCAGGTGCGCCGCTCGACCGGCCCGGCGGCCGAGCCATCCCCGGGCCGGATGCCGGCCACCGTCCCGGGTGTGCACCCGGTGCGTCCGGACCCGGCTCCCGGCGACCTCACCGGCCGCCACGCCCGCCTGGACCCGCCGCCGGCCGTTCCGTTTCCGGCCGCCCCGCCGGCCGTCCCGTCCTCCGCCCCGCCGCCGGTGGCCGTCCCACCGGTGGCCGTCCCGCCGGCGGTCGTCCCGCCCCAGGCCGCCTGGCCCGGCCACGTTCCCCGGCGGGAGGAAGGGGCGCCGGCGGCACCGTTCACCGACGCGACCGCCGGCATCCCGGCCCTTCCCGCCGATCCCCGGCCGTTCCGGCAGCCCGTCGACCGGGCCAGCGCCCCGGTCACCGGCGTACCCGCGGAAGAGCCGGACCTGCCGGCGAGCCGGCAGCCGTTCATCCTCGCCACGGTGCTGGTCGCCGGGGTGGCGGCTGCGGCGGCCATCGTGGCCGTGACCCTGCCGCGCGGCGACCGGGCCCGGACACCCGCCGCACCGCTCCCGGCGACCGGCACCGCGACAGGCCCGGCGGGCACCGCGACCGCCCCGGCGAGCGGCTCTTCGGGCGCCCCCGGAGCGAGTGCCGCCGGGACGGGGAGTGCCGCCGCGCCGGGCCCGTCGGCGACCGTCGACCCCCTCGCGCCGATCGACGTCAAGCTGCGCGACAACCGCGATAGCGTCTCGCTGACCTGGCGCTATCCGCAGGGCTCGGAGGGCCCGGTGCTGATCTCCGGCGGGCGCAGCGGGCAGGAGCAGCGGGCGTTCCAGCAGCTTCCCGCGGGAACCACCGAGTACGTCGTCTACGGCCTCAACGAGCAGAACAACTACTGCTTCACCGTCGCCGTCGTCTACACCGTCGACAAGGTGGCCGCCTCGCCGGCGGCGTGCACCGCGCGCCGGTGA
- a CDS encoding nitroreductase/quinone reductase family protein: MNAIHRAILRVSRGRLGWQVADMTVLELVTTGRRTGTPRAVMLTSPLTDAEAYVVVASRGGDDHHPAWFLNLRDKPQVEVSVAGGPRLPMVASIATPDERARLWPQVTSRYRNYAAYQKRTTREIPLVLLRPST; this comes from the coding sequence ATGAATGCCATTCACCGCGCCATCCTGAGGGTGAGCCGCGGGCGCCTCGGCTGGCAGGTCGCCGACATGACCGTCCTCGAGCTGGTCACCACCGGCCGCCGCACCGGGACGCCGCGGGCGGTGATGCTCACGTCCCCGCTCACCGACGCCGAGGCGTACGTCGTGGTCGCCTCCCGCGGCGGCGACGACCACCACCCGGCGTGGTTCCTCAACCTCCGCGACAAGCCGCAGGTGGAGGTGTCGGTCGCCGGCGGACCGCGCCTGCCGATGGTGGCGAGCATCGCCACCCCGGACGAGCGCGCCCGCCTCTGGCCACAGGTCACGAGCCGCTACCGCAACTACGCGGCCTACCAGAAGCGCACCACGCGCGAGATTCCTCTGGTCCTGCTCCGCCCCTCGACCTGA
- a CDS encoding DUF4236 domain-containing protein, with amino-acid sequence MAIMYRSRKKFGPLILNFTQRGLSSWTIKIGRWSWNSKARAHRVDLPGPLSWKQDK; translated from the coding sequence ATGGCCATCATGTACCGCAGTCGTAAGAAGTTCGGACCGCTGATCCTGAATTTCACGCAGCGGGGCCTCTCCTCCTGGACCATCAAGATCGGCCGCTGGTCCTGGAACTCCAAGGCGCGGGCGCACCGCGTCGACCTCCCCGGCCCGCTCTCCTGGAAGCAGGACAAGTAA
- a CDS encoding GGDEF domain-containing protein produces MTTEAAEVSGRTLADDTRAHFEATLEELEKRPVSWFRSVTVPAAAVERRAEALGFQDLAVRAKLLRADVLVREGRLERGGRWAHQVLAWAQQHDHPFLLARAHRILSSFYRQIGDLSEGLTHAVQCYSHLTDDEPQNIRARHLMALGIALDESGSTAEGGRRFREALHIATTVGDLELTMNILNNMAYTAFENDDEAAARDLVRHMREAQARSPRNFSAHELDTIARVEMMGGRYDAAEETLSGLLEGGGSKVESHEGDAPAVGLLTLAEARRLNRRYAAAQQALDEAVRIAEERGLDRVRAQAREEQAALYAATGRFRDAYDEHLAFHKSATALHSAQREARARALQAVFEATEARRASEHFREMAHRDALTGLYNRRYVNERLPALLGEALVGRRPISVAILDLDYFKRVNDTLSHGTGDVVLQEIARLLLEAATGPTIAARMGGEEFLLIMPDVEADEAADRCERLRLRIRAHAWEPITGAMPVTTSIGVTTSDDGRGSPSSLLSLADRNLYVAKREGRDRVVADV; encoded by the coding sequence GTGACGACCGAGGCGGCAGAGGTGTCCGGCAGGACCCTGGCCGACGACACGCGCGCGCATTTCGAAGCCACCCTCGAGGAGCTCGAGAAGCGCCCCGTGTCCTGGTTCCGCAGCGTGACCGTGCCCGCCGCCGCGGTCGAGCGCCGGGCGGAGGCCCTCGGCTTCCAGGACCTCGCCGTGCGGGCGAAGCTGCTGCGCGCCGACGTCCTCGTCCGCGAGGGCCGGCTGGAACGGGGCGGGCGGTGGGCACACCAGGTGCTGGCCTGGGCCCAGCAACACGATCACCCGTTCCTGCTCGCCCGGGCCCACCGGATCCTGTCGAGCTTCTACCGCCAGATCGGCGACCTCTCCGAGGGGCTCACCCACGCCGTCCAGTGCTACTCCCACCTCACCGACGACGAGCCGCAGAACATCCGGGCGCGACACCTCATGGCGCTCGGGATCGCGCTCGACGAGAGCGGTTCCACCGCGGAGGGCGGCCGGCGTTTCCGCGAGGCGCTGCACATCGCCACGACCGTCGGCGACCTCGAGCTGACCATGAACATCCTCAACAACATGGCGTACACGGCCTTCGAGAACGACGACGAGGCCGCCGCCCGGGATCTCGTCCGGCACATGCGCGAGGCCCAGGCCCGCAGCCCGCGCAACTTCAGCGCGCACGAACTCGACACCATCGCCCGCGTGGAGATGATGGGCGGGCGCTACGACGCCGCCGAGGAGACGCTGAGCGGCCTGCTCGAGGGCGGCGGGTCGAAGGTGGAATCGCACGAGGGCGACGCGCCGGCCGTCGGCCTGCTCACCCTCGCCGAGGCCCGCCGGTTGAACCGCCGCTACGCCGCCGCGCAGCAGGCCCTCGACGAGGCCGTGCGGATCGCCGAGGAGCGTGGCCTCGACCGGGTACGCGCCCAGGCCCGCGAGGAGCAGGCCGCCCTCTACGCCGCCACGGGCCGTTTCCGGGACGCGTACGACGAGCACCTCGCCTTCCACAAGTCGGCGACCGCCCTGCACTCGGCGCAGCGCGAGGCACGGGCCCGGGCGTTGCAGGCGGTCTTCGAGGCCACCGAGGCTCGGCGCGCGAGCGAGCACTTCCGGGAGATGGCCCACCGCGACGCCCTGACCGGCCTCTACAACCGCCGCTACGTCAACGAGCGGCTTCCCGCCCTGCTCGGCGAGGCGCTGGTGGGGCGCCGTCCGATCTCGGTCGCGATCCTCGACCTGGACTACTTCAAGCGGGTGAACGACACGCTGTCGCACGGCACCGGCGACGTGGTGCTCCAGGAGATCGCCCGGCTCCTGCTGGAGGCGGCGACCGGACCGACGATCGCCGCCCGGATGGGCGGCGAGGAGTTCCTGCTGATCATGCCCGATGTGGAGGCGGACGAGGCCGCCGACCGCTGCGAGCGGCTGCGCCTGCGGATCCGCGCGCACGCCTGGGAACCCATCACCGGCGCCATGCCGGTGACCACCAGCATCGGGGTGACCACCTCGGACGACGGCCGCGGCTCGCCCTCGTCACTGCTCTCCCTGGCCGACCGCAATCTGTACGTCGCCAAGCGCGAGGGCCGCGACCGCGTCGTCGCCGACGTCTGA
- a CDS encoding helix-turn-helix domain-containing protein produces MVTPGQHRTRPAPTPSGAGVSTCALSRTDLATDPARTRRLPYHLLVLTTAGHGTVEIDFVSHRCRPGTLLWIRPGQAVRFGAEPGLDAALVTWQRDLLAAAEITGVPVDDLPGPARWQLAGEDEDAIIREVAQLGVDCARHPSGAIAAGLLRYQVAVLLLRIALLDDGARAATSVAEARTFVRFRRDLEAGHAQSRRVEDYAARIGCSVRTLTRASLAFTGRTAKQVVDDRVALEARRLLACTELSVAEIGRRLGFGEPTNFGRFFHREAGMSPGAFRAWAAAETPAEVPLPATDKAPRVPAQRPAAE; encoded by the coding sequence ATGGTCACACCAGGACAGCACCGCACCAGGCCCGCACCCACCCCGTCGGGGGCCGGCGTGAGCACCTGCGCGCTGTCCCGGACCGACCTCGCCACGGACCCGGCGCGGACCCGGCGGCTGCCCTACCACCTGCTCGTCCTGACCACCGCCGGGCACGGCACGGTCGAGATCGACTTCGTGTCGCACCGGTGCCGCCCGGGGACCCTGCTCTGGATCCGGCCGGGCCAGGCCGTGCGGTTCGGCGCGGAGCCGGGACTCGACGCCGCCCTGGTGACGTGGCAGCGCGACCTGCTGGCGGCGGCCGAGATCACCGGCGTACCCGTGGACGATCTTCCGGGTCCGGCCCGCTGGCAACTCGCCGGCGAGGACGAGGACGCGATCATCAGGGAGGTCGCGCAGCTCGGCGTCGACTGCGCGCGGCACCCGTCCGGGGCGATCGCGGCGGGCCTGCTGCGGTACCAGGTGGCGGTCCTGCTGCTGCGGATCGCCCTGCTGGACGACGGCGCCCGGGCCGCGACCTCGGTGGCGGAGGCCCGGACCTTCGTGCGGTTCCGCCGCGACCTCGAGGCGGGGCATGCGCAGAGCCGCCGGGTCGAGGACTACGCGGCCCGGATCGGCTGCTCGGTCCGGACCCTGACCCGCGCCAGCCTGGCCTTCACCGGCCGTACGGCGAAACAGGTCGTCGACGACCGCGTGGCGCTGGAGGCGCGCCGGCTGCTGGCGTGCACCGAACTCTCGGTAGCGGAGATCGGGCGCCGGCTCGGGTTCGGTGAGCCGACGAACTTCGGCCGTTTCTTCCACCGGGAGGCGGGGATGAGCCCCGGTGCCTTCCGAGCCTGGGCCGCCGCGGAGACTCCGGCCGAGGTGCCGTTGCCGGCGACCGACAAAGCCCCGCGGGTGCCCGCACAACGCCCCGCGGCGGAGTAG
- a CDS encoding putative bifunctional diguanylate cyclase/phosphodiesterase has product MTSMTFEPGRSVAAFIEAISGTSDVVSAAVAAVDSMAAVLAADTVAILQDRATVAVQGVLDAEMPQPRVPATGAACETIGARSVLTVAIGRHTGRRLIAVRDGGSPFVDAEADLATGLSAALALQLAALDHVAEQRRYAGGDAEAAAQDARTGRMLLEQLAVVQRAVARRAPLNEIFDAITAGARSLLGDAIAALAMREGDDPDMLQLASTCGFPDEVRHRLWRAPLNAAGVTGQAIRRDEVVVFDGSAQSPETADDGIEAGVQAAMAAPVRHHDKVVGGLFVASRRPDRVYGPADQAVLTAFAEHVGVAIEAARAVDGLYQAFHDPLTGLASSALFRNRLVHTMALAAREKSRVAVVLFNLHRFKTVNDTFGHAAGDLLLTGVAERLSAGLRATDTLARFGADEFAILLAGVEQAEPAMEVTERLAASLRRPFWIGGREVTIDCTAGIAFSALGERDADALLQGADLALTAAKQDGPGCIEMFQPGMQVVRARRAGLEMDLRHAVERDQLVLHYQPIVDLSDGRVTGCEALVRWAHPERGTVSPLDFISLAEETGYIVSVGSWVLHEACRKAAEWNRSLPGAGLHITVNLSARQIRRPDLPDLVAGVLRQTGLAPELLTLEITESVLVHDVDATVHQLHKLKALGIKLAIDDFGTGYSSLAYLRRFPVDILKIDKMFVDDIGVETPGASLTPAIVGLGRTLGLVTVAEGIEDASQWKPLLDSGCDQGQGYYFARPQPAEDVEKLLFDAYGSRVVGTLG; this is encoded by the coding sequence ATGACGAGCATGACGTTCGAGCCCGGTCGCAGCGTGGCCGCGTTCATCGAGGCGATCTCCGGCACGTCCGACGTCGTCTCGGCCGCGGTGGCCGCCGTCGACAGCATGGCGGCCGTCCTGGCCGCGGACACGGTGGCGATCCTGCAGGACCGTGCCACGGTCGCCGTCCAGGGCGTTCTGGACGCGGAGATGCCCCAGCCCCGGGTGCCCGCGACGGGTGCCGCATGCGAGACCATCGGCGCTCGGTCCGTCCTGACCGTGGCGATCGGCCGGCACACCGGCCGGCGGCTGATCGCGGTGCGCGACGGCGGCTCGCCGTTCGTGGACGCCGAGGCCGACCTCGCGACCGGGCTGAGCGCGGCACTGGCGCTACAGCTCGCCGCCCTCGACCACGTCGCGGAGCAGCGGCGCTACGCCGGCGGCGACGCCGAGGCGGCGGCGCAGGACGCGCGGACCGGCCGGATGCTGCTCGAACAGCTCGCCGTGGTGCAGCGGGCGGTCGCCCGCCGCGCGCCGCTGAACGAGATCTTCGACGCGATCACCGCGGGCGCACGGTCCCTGCTCGGGGACGCCATCGCCGCGCTGGCGATGCGCGAGGGCGACGACCCGGACATGCTGCAACTCGCCTCGACGTGCGGGTTCCCCGACGAGGTGCGCCACCGCCTGTGGCGGGCACCGCTGAACGCCGCCGGGGTCACCGGCCAGGCGATCCGGCGCGACGAGGTCGTCGTGTTCGACGGCTCCGCGCAGTCGCCGGAGACCGCGGACGACGGCATCGAGGCCGGCGTCCAGGCGGCCATGGCGGCTCCGGTACGCCACCACGACAAGGTGGTCGGCGGCCTGTTCGTCGCCTCCCGCCGCCCCGACCGGGTCTACGGCCCCGCCGACCAGGCGGTGCTGACGGCGTTCGCCGAGCACGTCGGCGTCGCCATCGAGGCGGCCCGCGCGGTGGACGGCCTCTACCAGGCGTTCCACGACCCGCTCACCGGGCTCGCCAGCTCGGCGCTGTTCCGCAACCGGCTGGTGCACACGATGGCGCTGGCCGCCCGCGAGAAGAGCCGGGTGGCGGTCGTCCTGTTCAACCTGCACCGCTTCAAGACGGTCAACGACACCTTCGGCCACGCCGCGGGTGACCTGCTGCTCACCGGCGTGGCGGAGCGCCTCTCCGCCGGTCTGCGCGCCACCGACACGCTGGCCCGCTTCGGCGCGGACGAGTTCGCGATCCTGCTCGCCGGCGTGGAACAGGCGGAGCCGGCGATGGAGGTCACCGAGCGGCTGGCCGCGTCCCTGCGCCGCCCGTTCTGGATCGGCGGCCGGGAGGTCACGATCGACTGCACGGCGGGCATCGCCTTCAGCGCGCTCGGCGAGCGGGACGCGGACGCCCTGCTCCAGGGCGCGGATCTCGCCCTCACGGCGGCCAAGCAGGACGGCCCGGGCTGCATCGAGATGTTCCAGCCCGGCATGCAGGTGGTTCGCGCCCGGCGCGCCGGGCTGGAGATGGACCTGCGCCACGCGGTGGAGCGCGACCAGTTGGTGCTGCACTACCAGCCGATCGTCGACCTCAGCGACGGCCGGGTCACCGGTTGCGAGGCGCTGGTGCGCTGGGCGCACCCCGAGCGCGGCACGGTGTCGCCGCTCGACTTCATCTCGCTCGCCGAGGAGACCGGCTACATCGTGTCGGTCGGCTCCTGGGTGCTGCACGAGGCGTGCCGGAAGGCGGCGGAGTGGAACCGGTCGCTGCCCGGCGCGGGCCTGCACATCACGGTCAACCTGTCGGCCCGGCAGATCCGCCGCCCCGACCTGCCCGACCTGGTGGCGGGCGTCCTGCGGCAGACCGGCCTGGCACCGGAGCTGCTGACGCTCGAGATCACCGAATCGGTCCTCGTGCACGACGTCGACGCCACCGTGCACCAGCTCCACAAGCTGAAGGCGCTGGGCATCAAGCTGGCCATCGACGACTTCGGCACCGGGTACTCGTCGCTGGCGTACCTGCGCCGGTTCCCGGTGGACATCCTGAAGATCGACAAGATGTTCGTGGACGACATCGGCGTCGAGACCCCCGGCGCCTCGCTCACCCCGGCCATCGTCGGCCTGGGCCGCACCCTCGGCCTGGTCACGGTGGCGGAGGGCATCGAGGACGCGAGCCAGTGGAAGCCGTTGCTGGACAGCGGATGCGACCAGGGCCAGGGCTACTACTTCGCGCGGCCGCAGCCGGCCGAGGACGTCGAGAAGCTGCTCTTCGACGCGTACGGGAGCCGCGTGGTCGGCACCCTCGGCTAG
- a CDS encoding RrF2 family transcriptional regulator, translated as MQISARGDYAVRAALSLANAYPALMSAQAVALDQNMPRKFLEAVLADLRRAGVVRAQRGAEGGYTLSQPPRDVTIGQILRAVDGPLAGVRGLRPEETQYSGAAENLPNLWVAVRAAVREVVDEVNLAELISGRMPAHVRKLTTRPDAWQPR; from the coding sequence GTGCAGATCTCCGCGCGTGGCGACTATGCGGTACGGGCGGCGCTGAGCCTGGCCAACGCCTATCCGGCCCTGATGTCCGCCCAGGCCGTCGCCCTGGACCAGAACATGCCCCGAAAGTTCCTCGAGGCCGTGCTGGCGGACCTCCGCCGGGCGGGCGTGGTCCGCGCGCAACGCGGGGCGGAGGGCGGCTACACACTGTCACAACCTCCGCGCGATGTGACGATCGGCCAGATCCTGCGCGCGGTGGACGGTCCACTCGCGGGAGTGCGCGGGCTGCGCCCCGAGGAGACGCAATACTCGGGAGCGGCGGAGAACCTGCCGAACCTCTGGGTCGCCGTCCGCGCGGCCGTGCGGGAGGTGGTGGACGAGGTCAACCTCGCCGAGTTGATCAGCGGCCGGATGCCCGCGCACGTGCGCAAGCTGACCACCCGCCCGGACGCCTGGCAGCCCCGCTGA
- a CDS encoding TIGR02611 family protein, whose translation MTDSDSPVGVLDRIRSNRTSHLALKVGIGILGAVVVAVGIALIPLPGPGWAIVILGLAIWAVEFVWARHLLHFTKKHVQAWTHWVMRQSLPLRALIGLLGFVFISAVVWLSVKLTMDVDLIVKIRDFLTT comes from the coding sequence GTGACCGATTCCGACTCGCCCGTCGGCGTACTCGATCGAATCCGGTCCAACCGCACCAGCCACCTCGCCCTGAAGGTCGGCATCGGCATCCTGGGCGCCGTGGTGGTCGCCGTGGGCATCGCCCTCATCCCACTGCCCGGCCCCGGCTGGGCCATCGTGATCCTCGGCCTCGCCATCTGGGCGGTCGAGTTCGTCTGGGCGCGCCACCTGCTGCACTTCACCAAGAAGCACGTCCAGGCATGGACCCACTGGGTCATGCGTCAGTCACTGCCGCTGCGAGCCCTCATCGGCCTGCTCGGCTTCGTCTTCATCAGCGCGGTGGTGTGGCTCTCCGTCAAGCTCACCATGGACGTCGACCTGATCGTGAAGATTCGCGACTTCCTCACCACCTGA